A single genomic interval of Hafnia alvei harbors:
- a CDS encoding DNA polymerase III subunit psi, with the protein MATRRDLLLQQLGITQWVLRRPTALHGEIAVSVPSSTRLLIVSAEPISPDDVLLCDVLKALMLTPDQAVILTPEQYAMLNDGAEYYVWWLGDSPATERASATLHSPALSALYHNSGAKRALWQQICHDEQHFFPKG; encoded by the coding sequence CCTTCTTTTACAGCAGCTTGGTATTACTCAGTGGGTGCTACGGCGTCCAACGGCGCTGCATGGCGAGATTGCAGTGAGTGTACCTAGCTCGACCCGCTTGTTAATTGTTTCCGCGGAGCCGATTTCTCCCGACGACGTTTTGCTGTGTGACGTACTTAAGGCATTGATGCTCACACCGGATCAGGCGGTTATCCTCACGCCTGAACAGTACGCCATGCTTAATGATGGCGCTGAATATTATGTTTGGTGGCTAGGCGACTCTCCGGCTACTGAACGCGCAAGCGCCACGCTGCATTCTCCGGCGCTCAGTGCGCTTTACCATAACTCAGGCGCCAAACGCGCGCTATGGCAGCAAATTTGTCATGATGAACAACATTTCTTCCCTAAAGGGTGA